From Elusimicrobiales bacterium, a single genomic window includes:
- a CDS encoding 50S ribosomal protein L25, producing MQELSITAQLRQKTGGKGLLSSLRRDKKIPGVVYGGEKPPVTISVAEKDLQRLQKSGSNSIINLSAEDWTDKVIIKQIQGHVITLDPVHVDFLRISMKKKLEITVPIRLHGDSKVMKETGALMEHALRELDVRCLPADIPSEIAVDVANLVLNQAVTVADLQLPPGVESLGEPTTLVVHLVIPKEEVVEEAAAAEGGAAEPEVIAKGKKEEEGAEGAAPAAGKDGKAAAPAGKDAKAPAAKAAPAKPEKK from the coding sequence ATGCAAGAACTAAGCATAACCGCGCAGCTCCGCCAGAAAACGGGCGGCAAGGGGCTCTTAAGCTCCCTGCGGCGCGATAAGAAAATTCCCGGCGTGGTCTACGGCGGCGAGAAGCCGCCGGTAACCATCTCGGTTGCGGAAAAGGATTTGCAGCGGCTCCAGAAGTCCGGCAGCAATTCCATAATAAACCTGTCCGCCGAAGACTGGACTGACAAGGTTATCATCAAGCAGATTCAGGGCCATGTGATCACGCTTGATCCGGTGCATGTGGATTTCCTGCGCATCTCCATGAAGAAGAAGCTGGAAATAACCGTGCCCATACGGCTGCACGGCGACAGCAAGGTGATGAAGGAGACCGGCGCGCTTATGGAACATGCGTTGCGCGAGCTTGACGTGCGCTGCCTGCCCGCGGACATCCCGTCCGAAATCGCCGTGGATGTTGCCAATCTGGTGCTTAACCAGGCGGTTACCGTGGCGGACCTGCAGCTGCCGCCCGGCGTGGAATCCCTGGGCGAGCCGACGACTCTGGTTGTCCACCTCGTCATACCCAAGGAAGAGGTGGTGGAAGAGGCCGCGGCTGCGGAAGGCGGCGCGGCGGAGCCGGAAGTTATCGCCAAGGGCAAGAAGGAAGAGGAAGGCGCCGAAGGCGCGGCCCCGGCGGCGGGCAAGGACGGCAAAGCCGCGGCCCCCGCAGGCAAGGACGCCAAGGCCCCCGCCGCGAAAGCGGCGCCGGCCAAGCCGGAGAAGAAATAG
- the pth gene encoding aminoacyl-tRNA hydrolase: MSGGALVIAGLGNPGPRYARTRHNAGFMLADEVARRAGAEGWQSWRGMGQCARGEHAGRKFWLVKPQTFMNDSGVMVRAFADYHGAARGDVLVCCDDIALELGRIRIRGGGSSGGHNGVKSVIAHLGGMDFPRLRMGIGPRPAWMEGAAFVLERFSETEREPLSQMLDEAAKAALEIVENGVEAAMNRHNRAPDGGKPK, translated from the coding sequence TTGTCCGGCGGCGCGCTGGTTATCGCAGGGCTTGGAAATCCCGGCCCGCGCTACGCGCGCACGCGCCACAACGCCGGCTTCATGCTGGCCGACGAGGTGGCGCGGCGCGCGGGCGCGGAGGGATGGCAGTCCTGGCGGGGCATGGGCCAGTGCGCGCGCGGCGAACACGCCGGAAGGAAATTCTGGCTTGTGAAGCCGCAGACGTTTATGAATGATTCGGGCGTGATGGTCCGCGCCTTCGCGGATTATCACGGGGCGGCGCGCGGGGACGTGCTGGTCTGCTGCGACGATATCGCGCTGGAGCTGGGCCGGATACGGATACGCGGCGGCGGCTCCAGCGGCGGGCATAACGGGGTCAAAAGCGTCATCGCCCATCTGGGCGGCATGGATTTCCCGCGGCTGCGCATGGGCATAGGCCCCCGCCCCGCGTGGATGGAGGGTGCCGCCTTCGTGCTGGAGCGTTTTTCGGAAACCGAGCGGGAGCCGCTTTCGCAGATGCTGGACGAGGCGGCCAAAGCCGCGCTGGAGATAGTGGAGAACGGCGTGGAGGCGGCGATGAACAGGCACAACCGCGCGCCGGACGGGGGCAAGCCTAAATGA
- the glmU gene encoding bifunctional UDP-N-acetylglucosamine diphosphorylase/glucosamine-1-phosphate N-acetyltransferase GlmU produces MAKKRFDDTGVLILAAGLGTRMKSELPKVLHQAGGRPLLAHVMRAADALSPAGMCVVAGHKAQLVRAEIAANAAKWGVKSGCEIIEQKELTGSGTAVKEARAFIKKFSRVLILCGDAPLLRPASLSGMAGLGGSVVVLSADVPDPGGYGRIVRKQNGDVEKIVEEANASPEIAAITEINSGIYLFESAALLAALPKLRPNPPKNEYYLTDAVELIAASGGRVRASRAADYTETMGINSRRQLADADKLLRARKADELMDCGVTIYDPGAVCIDDSVSVGADTVIYPGTHIYGDTVIGKGCEIGPFAVIKDSRAGEGCKILSGSLVYESELARGCTIGPYARIRPGCRLEANAKAGNFCELKAAKIGEGSKVPHLSYVGDAEIGARVNIGAGTITCNYDGVKKHRTVIGDGAFIGSNVNLVAPVEVGRGAKIGAGSTITEDVPADALAIARARQIVKQKTPAKAR; encoded by the coding sequence TCTCGCGCACGTGATGCGCGCGGCGGACGCATTGTCCCCCGCCGGCATGTGCGTGGTGGCCGGACACAAGGCGCAACTGGTGCGGGCGGAGATTGCCGCCAACGCCGCGAAGTGGGGCGTTAAATCCGGCTGCGAGATTATAGAGCAGAAAGAGCTTACCGGCAGCGGCACGGCCGTAAAAGAGGCGCGGGCCTTCATAAAAAAATTCTCCCGGGTGCTGATACTCTGCGGCGACGCGCCGCTTCTGCGCCCGGCCTCGCTGTCCGGGATGGCGGGATTGGGCGGCTCCGTTGTGGTGCTTTCGGCGGACGTGCCCGACCCCGGCGGCTACGGCAGAATTGTCCGCAAACAAAACGGAGACGTAGAGAAAATCGTGGAAGAGGCGAACGCCTCCCCTGAAATAGCCGCCATTACCGAGATAAATTCCGGCATTTACCTTTTTGAATCCGCCGCGCTGCTGGCCGCGCTGCCAAAGCTCCGGCCCAACCCGCCCAAGAACGAATACTATCTTACCGACGCGGTGGAGCTTATTGCCGCCTCCGGCGGCAGGGTCCGCGCCAGCCGCGCCGCCGATTATACGGAGACGATGGGCATAAACTCCCGCCGGCAGCTGGCGGACGCGGACAAGCTGCTGCGCGCCCGCAAAGCGGACGAGCTGATGGACTGCGGCGTTACTATCTACGATCCGGGCGCGGTCTGCATAGACGACTCCGTTTCCGTCGGCGCCGACACCGTCATTTACCCCGGCACCCATATTTACGGCGACACTGTCATCGGAAAAGGCTGCGAGATAGGCCCTTTCGCCGTCATAAAAGACTCCCGCGCGGGCGAGGGGTGCAAAATACTCTCCGGCTCCCTGGTGTATGAAAGCGAGTTGGCCCGCGGCTGCACTATCGGCCCGTACGCGCGCATACGGCCCGGCTGCCGGCTGGAGGCCAACGCAAAGGCCGGAAATTTCTGCGAGCTTAAGGCCGCGAAAATAGGCGAAGGCTCCAAGGTCCCGCACCTGAGCTATGTGGGCGACGCCGAGATTGGCGCGCGCGTCAACATCGGCGCTGGAACCATCACCTGCAATTACGACGGCGTAAAAAAGCACAGAACGGTTATAGGCGACGGGGCTTTCATAGGCTCCAACGTAAACCTCGTCGCGCCGGTTGAGGTGGGGCGGGGCGCGAAAATAGGCGCCGGCTCCACCATAACCGAGGATGTCCCCGCGGACGCGCTGGCCATAGCCCGCGCCCGCCAGATAGTCAAGCAGAAAACTCCGGCAAAGGCGAGGTGA
- a CDS encoding ribose-phosphate pyrophosphokinase: protein MELRRIGSLKLFSGNANLPLAADIAKALKTRLGEIRVERFADGETNVQILENVRGCDCYVIEPSCPPVNHNTMELLIMIDALKRASAGRINAVIPYYGYGRADRKTCPRVPITAKLVADLLTVAGAHRVMAIDLHAGQIQGFFDIPVDHLQAAPAFVEYFRKQNYKNPVVVSPDVGGVERARQTAKKLNAGLVIIDKRRPRPNEAHVYNVIGDVSDTTAIIVDDIVDTAGTLVAVANAVKKCGAARVIAACTHGVLSANAVEKINRSVIELMLITDTLPPRVNGSRKIKVLSAAKILAEAIQRNHNGLSISELFD, encoded by the coding sequence GTGGAACTGCGCAGAATCGGCTCCCTGAAGCTGTTTTCCGGCAATGCTAACCTGCCCCTGGCGGCGGACATCGCCAAGGCGCTCAAAACCCGGCTGGGCGAAATCCGCGTGGAGCGGTTTGCCGACGGAGAAACCAATGTCCAGATTCTTGAGAATGTGCGCGGCTGCGATTGTTATGTGATAGAGCCGTCCTGCCCCCCGGTGAATCACAACACGATGGAACTGTTGATAATGATAGATGCGCTCAAGCGCGCCAGCGCGGGCCGCATCAACGCTGTGATTCCCTATTACGGCTACGGCCGGGCGGACCGCAAAACCTGTCCCCGCGTTCCCATCACCGCCAAGCTGGTGGCGGATCTGCTTACCGTCGCCGGCGCCCACCGCGTCATGGCCATAGACCTGCACGCGGGCCAGATACAGGGATTTTTCGACATTCCGGTGGACCATCTTCAGGCGGCGCCGGCTTTCGTGGAGTATTTCAGGAAGCAGAACTACAAGAATCCGGTTGTGGTCTCGCCGGACGTGGGCGGGGTGGAGCGCGCGCGGCAGACGGCCAAGAAGCTGAACGCCGGCCTTGTCATCATAGACAAACGCCGCCCCCGCCCCAACGAGGCGCACGTCTACAATGTCATCGGCGACGTGTCCGACACCACCGCGATTATCGTGGATGATATCGTGGACACCGCCGGCACGTTGGTGGCCGTGGCCAACGCCGTCAAGAAATGCGGCGCGGCGCGGGTGATAGCGGCCTGCACGCACGGGGTGCTGTCTGCCAACGCGGTGGAAAAAATCAACCGTTCCGTCATAGAGCTTATGCTGATAACCGACACCCTGCCGCCCCGCGTCAACGGCAGCAGGAAAATAAAGGTGTTGTCCGCCGCCAAAATACTGGCGGAGGCGATACAGCGCAACCATAACGGGCTGTCCATAAGCGAACTTTTTGATTAA